The window CGCATGGTATCAAGCTTTGGGGATACAACCTCCATGCACACTTTTCCGGTTTGCATCTGCGTCAGCGCATATTTCTCATGTGCGTGCATGATAAGATACATGAagcacatgtacatgaatATCCCATCTTGCAGCAAGATGGGTGAAAGTCGGAATTACCAACCATATGGCCGTGGCCGCTTCAGCGACCCGTCGCGTGTGACGAACCATTTTCCTCCATAATACTCGGGGTGTTTGCTATACTTGGAGCAATCGTCGTGGACCGCTTGTATGCCCCTGTTGCGTAGCTTTTGCGCCAGTTGTCGATACCAATCCACGTTGGTGAAGCTGTCACAATTTCCATATGGCCTGGTCACAGCCTCAATCTCTACACCGAAATTGTAGTGCCTAATGCCATGAGGCATCTTCGTCAGGCTGATGGTGACCTTAGTCGTCGAACCCAAAACCCGGAAaagatgaggctgaagctgcactTACAGCCCGAGCAAAACAACCACAGGCCCACCAAACAAAGTACGTACAGGCCTAATTTGCGAGAGGTTGGGTTGAGAAGATAAAGCGAGGGAAAATTTGGTTGCCAAACGGGCCTAATTGAGGCCGTTGATATCTGATTCCAACTCCATGCTTTCTAACTCGCCGGCCACGTCTTGGCTCTTCCCGTGGTTCTAGACACAATTTACCACGCTTGTGCGGATAATTGGTCAATTGATTTTGACGGGATGCACATGCTCACATGACATCGTCGATGTTTTCTCAACTTCTCGTTTTGTGCGACGCATAGCAACGCAGCGCTCTTTGAGCCTGTGCTTTTGTACACGGTATTACACGTATTCGTGCAAGAACAGCAGGGATCAAAGCCATGGGGCGGCATGGCCAGCAAAACTCAAGCCGCCCAGCCACTGTTGCGTTGTCAAACACCATCTTTACCCCTACCTCCTTGGACTCCTTTTGTGAATACTGTCTGTGCCTATACTGCCCTTCAGGCGGAATCCACAGGCGAACAGCGGTCCCCTATAATACGGTGGCCCTCGGTGGATGAGGTGGTGTGGAACATAGTAGCTAGGGATCGCGCTGTATGCTCCGAGGCCGGGCATGTCCGTGTCTCTCTTTTCAAACAAATcgcaaaacaaaaaagaggcgcCCGAGTTTGTGAGCTCATTGCCACGATGGGGGGCTCCCGGTCTCTCCAGTTCAAGACGTGGTGAAGTCCAATTGGTGCCTGTAATCCCATGTCCTGCAGGGCCATCGTCATTCTGTCCTTTGCTGCCCAACCCGTGGCACGGCATCAGAGATCCACAGTAAGAGGTAGCCACACTTCTACGGAGCATCCTGGCTGGCTGCCGAGGAATCGATGAATCCTCGTGCCATGACGTACTTCCGCCTCGCAGTAAACATCACTGGCAATAGGTAGCAATATGTAAGACCGCGGTATTGTGCGTAAAATGTGAGAAGACAGTCCAAGCCTTCTCCGCATTCAAGCCAGCCCATAGACCTTGGTCTCAGAAGCACAACAGCCCTCGACGTTTGGGCCACCCCGCCCATTTCCTAATTCGACCATGGAGGCCATTCGCAGCCAATCAGTGGGGAGGAAGCAGTCCAGAGTGCCGTCCCAGAAAGCAGCGTCAGCGTTGTCTCTAGACCGCCGGCCAACCAAGTTATACTTTGCTTATGGGAGTAACTTGCATATCAAGCAGATGAACCGTCGTTGCCCCAATAGCAGGTTCATCGGGACCGCTCGTCTCTGCAACTATCGATGGCAGATCAACGAGCGTGGATACGCCAACGTCACCCAAGCAGAGGGACATTGGGTGGACGGACTTGTGTACGAGATTGATGACACTGACGAAGCCAAACTCGATATAAATGAAGGCGTTGCGAAAAATGCATACAACAAGCGATACATGACAGTTTTGCTCCATCGAGCACAGAGTAACTTGTATCGCCGTCCCGTCGCTTGGATTGTGGAAAAGGGCGGGCCCGCGACGGTGGGCAGACAGGCCAAGCTTGTAGCCCAGGGGCGGCGAGAGAGCTCGTTGTCCCACTGGCAAGACGACGTTCTCATATATGTCAATCCAAACTGCACTATTGACAGTAATCCCAGGGAGGAATACGTCAATCGGATCAATCTGGGTATTGCAGATGCCAGGGCCCTAGGCGTCGACGAGGACTACATCCGGAACTGCATCCGCCCCTTTATCCCGGAGACCACAGAAAGGCCTTCCTCGGGCCCGACATCCGGGACCCCCAAGCTCAGAGTGCTAGCAGCCACCCGGGGTAGGAGCGGCGCGAACTCACCCGCGCGGTCTGATGGCCGCTCTCCGGCACGCAAAGAACGATCGGTGAGCCGATCGAAGCAGCATTTCGAGCGGCGATCTCAATCCTGGCAACCCCCTAAGAAGGAAAACGACCAGAAAAAGGACCAGCCGGCAAAGTCAAAGGTGCCACCCCTGCCCCCGCGACCACAGTCAAATCAACCCCGTGACATTCCCATCGTGGCTGTACAGGAAGTACATCTTTCGAGCTGGGGCTGGTGGCCGGCATTTTCATGAGAAATGTTAGAAGGGACCCTAAAGGCTGTGAAAATCAGATGCGGTGAGGAAAGTGTTGGAGCTTGAGATCCATTGCGATGTAAGTGTCTAATTGCTGCGAAATCTATTATTCGTCCGTCATTGCTTTTTCGGCCAGTCCTGCTGACGCTTTCTATACGATTTTAGGATTATCATAAAGATATCCAAGTTTTCTTGTTCcgtttttatttttattttttcccctttgatCAGCTCCACCCGCCATCAAGGCGCATTCTGGAAGACCCTAGGGTCATAAATCAGAGCTTTGAGCGATGCCGCCTCAAGATCAGGGTCTTACTTTTGGGTGATCCATTTCGCGATGGACCGTGAGATCGTGCTTTCGATCCGTTCGCATAATCCCATAAGAGTCTAGTTAGAGTCATAGCCTTTTGTGgaatctcgccatctttttctcctccgtAAACCAATACCGTGGGTCTGCAAATAATTTTTGCTGCCG of the Trichoderma breve strain T069 chromosome 4, whole genome shotgun sequence genome contains:
- a CDS encoding gamma-glutamyl cyclotransferase, AIG2-like domain-containing protein — encoded protein: MEAIRSQSVGRKQSRVPSQKAASALSLDRRPTKLYFAYGSNLHIKQMNRRCPNSRFIGTARLCNYRWQINERGYANVTQAEGHWVDGLVYEIDDTDEAKLDINEGVAKNAYNKRYMTVLLHRAQSNLYRRPVAWIVEKGGPATVGRQAKLVAQGRRESSLSHWQDDVLIYVNPNCTIDSNPREEYVNRINLGIADARALGVDEDYIRNCIRPFIPETTERPSSGPTSGTPKLRVLAATRGRSGANSPARSDGRSPARKERSVSRSKQHFERRSQSWQPPKKENDQKKDQPAKSKVPPLPPRPQSNQPRDIPIVAVQEVHLSSWGWWPAFS